From the genome of Burkholderia pyrrocinia:
GCAGCGCACCGTCCGCATCGGCGTGATCGCCGAAGTGGCGGGTGCGTATGTATCGGAGCGCTCGCTGTACGAGCAGCTTGCGCTGGCGCAGCGCACGCTCGACGCGCGCGTGCGCATGGCCGCGCTCACGCAGCGCCGCTACGAGGCCGGCACGAGCGACGCGATCGAGTTGCGTTCGGCCGAGATGCTGGTGGCGTCCGCGCGTGCGTCGCAGGCCGCGCTGCAGCGCGAGCATGCGCAGGCCGTGCGGGCGCTGCAATTGCTCGCGGGCGATTTCGCGCGCAACGTGCCCGGCGACGCGACCGCGCTCGACACGTTGTCGATCGCGCCCGTGGCGCCCGGCGCACCGAGCGCGCTGCTCGAACGGCGGCCGGACATCCGGCAGGCCGAGGCGCGGCTCAAGGCCGCGAACGCGCAGATCGGCGCCGCACGCGCGGCGTTCTTCCCGCGCATCGCGCTGACGACCGACTACGGCTCGGTCAGCGACGCGTTCTCGAGCCTGTTCGCGGCCGGCACCAGTGTGTGGACGTTCGCGCCGCGCATCACGCTGCCGATCTTCGCGGGCGGCCGCAATCGCGCGAACCTCGACGTCGCGAACGCACGCAAGCACATCGCGGTCGCCGAATACGAGAAGACCGTGCAGACCGCGTTCCGCGAAGTGGCCGACGCGTTCGCCGCGCGCGACTGGATCGATCGGCAGCTCGCGGCGCAGCAGGACGTCTACACGGCGGACGGCGCGCGGCTGAAGCTCGCGGAGCGTCGTTATGCGGGCGGCGTCGCGACGTATCTCGAACTGCTCGACGCGCAGCGCAGCACGTACGAGTCGGGGCAGGAGCTGATCCGGCTCAAGCAGCTCAGGCTCGCGAACGCGATCGCGCTGTATCGCGCGCTCGGCGGCGGCTGGGCGCCGGCCTCGGCGTCGGCGGAGGTCGCGGCTTCCGCGTGATGTGATGGACTTCGCCTGACGCCGCAGCGAGTCGGGCAACAAGACGGCGGCCGCACGATTCGTCGTGCGGCCGTCGCTTCGATCGACATCGTCGCCCGCTGTATCGCCGACCGCTACCGGCGATACCTTCCGCTGCGGGGCAAGTCATCCAGACGTTTTTCATCCCGCGGCAGGGCGGAAGGGCATCTTCCGGAACGACCCCCATCCGGCGACCGATCGTGTCGCCACCCGGCGCAAGCGTGTGCCGCGCATCTTCCATTTTCATCTCGTCCGTTCCGGCCTGCATGTCTCGTTCCGACTGCGGCGCAATTGTCTGATTCCCGATCTGGAATTGACGATTGGATTAATCCGTGCATTGAAATTAATGAGAGTGGCAAAGTGTCGCGGTAAAACGTTTGTATTCAATTCGCAATCGTTTGCGCAATAAATCAGGATTGATGGAAGGCGCGGTTCATTTCCTGTCAGTTGAAAATGATTCGATATTGGCGTTGCCGCCTGGCAACGGTGGCGGCATTGGACAATGTTTTGTCTTTTTTGCGGATGAATCCACGCGGGCCAATGCCGGCAAGGGTGGGCGGGGTGGTGATGATTATCGGTCAGAAATATCGTTAATCTTCAATCAGTTCCGCGAAACAAAAAAGGACTGCGGATGAAAATGTCAGGATTGAAAATTGCCGGGAAAGAATGCGATTGATCGAGCGTAAATCGCACATTGTCAGAGGTATTTGACAATGATTTACAAAAAACTTTCACGATTATCTCGATAATGCCGCCTCGTGACGGACGGGAGCCAACCACACGCTGCCTTTTGTATCCGCCACGTCGTCCATTCCCTTTGCAATTCTCACGGAAAACGTCATGAAAAAATCCCTCCTGACCGCTGTCGCACTCGCGGCCCTGTCGACCTCGGCCTTCGCAGCGGGCACCGGCACGATCAACTTCACCGGCGAGATCGTCGCGGGCGCATGCGGCATCGATTCGGGCTCGGTCAACCAGACCGTGAACCTCGGCAAGGTGCCGACCAACGTGTTCAAGCAGGCCGGCGACAAGTCCACGCCGACCAACTTCGACATCAAGCTGACCGACTGCGACACGAGCATCGCGCAGAACGCGTACTTCACGTTCACGGGCACGTCGAGCGCGGGCCAGCCGAAGCTGCTCGCCACGATCGGTTCGGCAACCAACGTCGGTATCCGCCTGCAGGCCGCGTCGGGTGAATACCTCGACAACGGCGCCGAGCAGAAGGCGCCGACCGTGCT
Proteins encoded in this window:
- a CDS encoding efflux transporter outer membrane subunit; this translates as MFALNARAALRAQLAMAAALALAGCSLAPRYERPAAPVPATYAPADGSLEPAAASEATPAAALLDDWHAYFTDPALQAWIDAALANNRDLRIAAGRLEEARALYGVQRADLMPSVDANLGYERTRQYDPVVRESAISGLYRAGVGVSAYELDLFGRVRNLSDAALAEYFATADAQRTVRIGVIAEVAGAYVSERSLYEQLALAQRTLDARVRMAALTQRRYEAGTSDAIELRSAEMLVASARASQAALQREHAQAVRALQLLAGDFARNVPGDATALDTLSIAPVAPGAPSALLERRPDIRQAEARLKAANAQIGAARAAFFPRIALTTDYGSVSDAFSSLFAAGTSVWTFAPRITLPIFAGGRNRANLDVANARKHIAVAEYEKTVQTAFREVADAFAARDWIDRQLAAQQDVYTADGARLKLAERRYAGGVATYLELLDAQRSTYESGQELIRLKQLRLANAIALYRALGGGWAPASASAEVAASA
- a CDS encoding fimbrial protein, whose protein sequence is MKKSLLTAVALAALSTSAFAAGTGTINFTGEIVAGACGIDSGSVNQTVNLGKVPTNVFKQAGDKSTPTNFDIKLTDCDTSIAQNAYFTFTGTSSAGQPKLLATIGSATNVGIRLQAASGEYLDNGAEQKAPTVLQNGTNIARFAAMYEATAAGVTPGTADGVANFTVRYQ